The Tolypothrix sp. NIES-4075 DNA segment TATCCAAGATGGCAAAACTGGCTTTTTGGTAGAACCGGATAGCATTTCTGAGTTGGTAAATGCTACCCACCGTCTTGATGAAATTAACCGTCAAAATTGTCGCGCTGACGCAGAAGCTGAATTTTCTTTAGAAGCGTTAGGTTCGCGCTTTGAAAAATGGTTTAAAGAGGTAATAGGTAATTGGTAATAGGTAATTGCTCTTTGTTGTTGAGAACTAAATAATTATTAATGCAATCTCAAATCGAAAATTCTAAATCTAAAATTGTTCCGCCTTTTCTCAAACCTGGTGATTTACTGCGAGTAATTGCGCCTAGCGGTGCTTTGCGAGAATTTGCGAACTTTGAACGCGGGGTGGAAATTTGGCGATCGCGTGGTTACAAAGTAGAAATATCTCCCCAGATAGATGAGAAATGGGGCTATTTAGCAGGTAAAGACGAAACCCGCCGCAACCAACTAGCAGCAGCATGGCAAGATCCAGAATGTCGCGGTATCCTCTGCGCTAGAGGTGGTTTCGGTAGCACCCGCATTTTAGAAAATTGGAATTGGGGAGGAGGGGAGTGGGGGAGTGGGGGACAGGGAGGACAAGGAGGACAAGGAGACAGGGGGAGTGGGGGACAGGGGGACAAGGAGAATAATTCTTCTTTCCCCCCATCCCCCCCCCTCCCCATCCCCCCCTCTCCCCACTCCCCACTCCCTAAATGGTTGATTGGTTTTTCTGACATCACTGCGCTATTGTGGAGCTTGGAAAAAGTTGGAATTTCTGGTGTTCATGCACCTTTGCTGACAACTTTAGCTTCGGAACCAGATTGGTCAATTCAGCGTTTGTTTGATTGGGTGGAAGGTCGTCCTATCGCTTCTTTGAAAGGTTCTGGTTGGGGTGGAGGTGTGAAAAGTGGTATTTTACTACCAGCTAACTTGACGGTAGCGACTCATCTATTGAGTACACCATTTCAACCGAATTTAGATAATGTGATTTTGGCATTTGAAGATGTGACAGAAGCACCTTACCGCATTGATAGAATGCTGACACAATGGCGGATGAGTGGTGCTTTATCAAAAGTTAGTGGAATTGCATTGGGTAGCTTTACGAAATGTGAAGCACCTGATAATGTCCCCAGTTTGAGTGTAGAAGAAGTTTTGCGCGATCGCTTGAGCGATTTGGGTATTCCCGTTGTCTCCAATTTACCATTTGGTCACGAAGCACCTAACGCAGCTTTACCAGTCGGTGTTATGGCAACTTTGGATGGAGATGAAGGTCTTTTAAGTGTAGGAGTATCGGTGACAGATTAAGATTATGGAAACAAGTTCAATAGATTCCTTGTCTCCTGCGATCGCACGATAAGACCTCTCACCGCTAACATCAAATATAGGTAATATTGCTACTTTTGTCATGTTCTGATTTCAAAGTCGCTTGTTTCTCAATTGTATATTTGATGGTATTGTATTGGGACTTACCTTAATCCTTGCTGTTTCAAAAGTTCATCTACCCAAGCTACACTCTTTACTGACATGGCAGGTACAGGTTCTTGAGCATAGTCAATTACCAAATCATAGTTCCCTTCGTTGTATAATTCACTAATTAATGTTTGTATTTCAAGTAATGGCTCTGTATCGCCTTCACGTAAAGGTAAGGGAAAAGAAGGTATCGGATTTTGCAAATTAAAAGCATATAAATCTGCTTTGGGACGCTTGGATGCACGGCTAACCAAAATCCTATAGTCAGTTTGAATATTATTTTGTAGTTGTTGAATTGGCTTACCATCTCGCAGCAAATCAACTTCAACTAAATTCGTATAACTTCCTAATACCTGTAACCGTTTTTTTACATAGGCATTTCGTCCTTCTCCCGGACGTTTATTTTTAGGAGAAAGGATTTCAATTACAGTTACGACTTCTTGCGTCGCTACATCTCGCACTTCTAAGTAAGTCTCTTTGACTGTTTCCGGCATCGTAACATCAACTGTCACAGCTTCAACTACTGGAGATGCAACAGCAATACTGGTTGGTTCTGGTAACGGCATTTTTTGTATACTCTGGACTGCTACATCTGCAACACCTACCAAAAGTGAATCTTCATCTATTGTTTGATATACTCGTTTTTCAATCGCAACTTTGTACTTTGGGCGCAATTGAGGATTCAGTCTCCGGAAAATTGCTGCTATGAGAAGATTATGAATTTCTGACCAAAATAGTGGATTTTCTAAATATGGGTTCATTCCTGGAAATGGTGAAACAGCCCTCGTATTAACGGTTTCCGGAGATAGGGGACTGTCGAACTCGGAGAATGAAGCCATTACAGCACCTCAAAAAAAATTACACCCTACCGAGAATACATAGGGGTGCTAGGGTACTAACTAATTATATCCAAACCAGTTTGTGCAACTACACTTTTGCAATAAGAGCAAAAAATTGTAGCCCGTACTCCTCAATTTTTTCTAAATTATCCTGCGATCGCACTCGTTGAAATGGATGTGTTGCGCGATCGCTTGAGCGATTTGGGTATTCCCGTTGTCTCCAATTTACCATTTGGTCACGAAGCACCTAACGCAGCTTTACCAGTCGGTGTTATGGCAACTTTGGATGCAGAGCATGGAATATTGGATATCACACAATAACATCTATCAGCTATCAACTTCACCCCACTTACGGTAGCAACGACCTGTAATCAAGTAAGGGTGAAAAACCTCTAAGAAGTTACTTTGAAGTGTCTCAAAGAAGGTGTTTACTACTTTAAGGTCATCTATATGAAAGGGAAACTCTTGATTAAAACCTTTAAAGAAATACCAGTTTAGGATAATCTTGCCCTTAGGTGTCAAAGCTTGATGGAACTGTAGTAACTGCTGGGTGGGGTCTGGTAAATGCTCTAAAACGTCAAAGCACATAATTGTATCAAAAGTCTCTTTTGAGGACATCTCATGGCAACAAAAGATTTTTTTACTCAGCCCCATCTGCTCGGCACGATACCGAACAAAATCAAAATTAATCGGATTAATATCGCAATAGATCACTTGCTCAACTTGAGGGCAAAGGGCAGCGGCAATTGTATGAGTCCCAATACCACCGCCGAAATCTAACACTCGACCTTGGGCATGATCTGCAATCAACCGCAGCGTATTCCCAATATATTCACGACTTGCTAGATGCCACGCTCCCAATTCAAATAAGTAAAACTCTCCTACCTTCTCACTATAAAAAGCAGTTGCTTTTTCCCAATCAAAATCTTTGTGGCTTAACTCTGCCAGTTGTTGCTGACCGGCTTCTAACTTCTTTTCTAGTGTTTCTGAATCTAATAGCAGAAATTGCTGTAGATGCTGCTTTAAATTAAAAGCATCTTGCCAATAGCTACTTAATGAAGGCGTAGTATAAAGTGAAATCATAACTTTTTCTACAAAAATCAAACCACAAATGTTATCTTTTTTCTGCTATATACTACCACGAAAAATGTCCTATTTTAAACATCTTTTTGTAAGTATCTAATATTTTATTAAGCTTGAAAAAATTATCTGGAGTCCCGACTCCAATATTATGTATAAACTTTATGCGATCAAGACCACACCAGCAAGATAGCAAGCTGCACTCAAGTTTTTAGAGTATGTTTTGAGTGCAGAATTCACTCACATAATAAAGTATCGGGATTTTTTTGTCAGTTAACCTCAAAGCTGCGAGGTACAGGTGGAGTTAGCCTTCAATATCTCCCAAACCTAAGCGATCTAAAATAAAAGCGTAGTCAAAAGCTAATTCTTTTAAGCTTTCATAACGCCCAGATGCGCCACCATGTCCAGCGCTCATGTTAGTTTTAAGTAAGAGAATATTGTTATCTGTCTTCAATTCTCTTAATTTTGCTGTCCATTTGGCTGGTTCCCAGTATTTAACGCGAGAATCATTTAAGCCCGCAGTTATGAGTATATCTGGGTAATCTTTCGCCTCAACGTTATCATAAGGCGAGTAAGATTTCATGTAGTCGTAATAAACTTTGTCGTTGGGATTACCCCATTCTTCCCATTCCATCGCGGAAAGGGGCAATGAAGTATCTAAAATAGTAGTCACGACATCTACAAATGGGACATCAGCAACTACTACCTTGAAAAGATCGGGACGCATATTTATGACTGCACCCATCAATAAACCACCTGCGCTACCCCCGGAAATAACTAGGCGATCGCTTTGTGTCCATTTCTCGGCAATCAAATATTCTGCACAGGCGATAAAATCTGTAAAGGTATTTTTTTTCTGCAAAAATTTACCATCTTCATACCATTTTCGCCCCATTTCTTCGCCACCGCGAATATGAGCGATCGCATACACCATTCCCCGATCTAACAGCGTTAATCGAGTTGATGAAAACATCACCGGGTAAGAATATCCGTAAGATCCATATCCTGTGAGAAACAAGGGATTTTTACCATCTTTGTTGGTTCCTTGTTTGTAAACAATAGATATAGGGATTTGTGTTCCATCTTTCGCTGTAGCCATCAGCCACTCACTTTTATAGTGGCTTTTATCATAGCCACCGAGGACTTCTGTTTCTTTTTTCAACTCTCGCTTATCTGTTTCCATGTCGTAATCAAAAACAGATAATGGTGTGATTAAAGATGTGTAATTGAAGCGGAGAATATTTGTGTTAAATTCTGGGTTGTTTCCTTCATAAAAGGTATATGTAGGTTCTGGAAAAGTAATATTACTTTCCTTGCCTGTAGATAAGTTTTGCACTCTTGCAGTTTGCAATCCCGCTTTTCTTTCATAAATTACCAAATGATTGGTAAACAAACTTACTCCTGATAGCATCACATCTTCGCGATGGGGAATTACAGTTTGCCAATTTTCTTTATTCGGGGTTGCTACGGGGGTTTTCACCAATTTAAAGTTGGTTGCTTCATCGTTAGTAACGATGTAAAAATAATCGCTGTGATGTTCAACATCGTATTCCATGCCTGTAGTGCGTGGATGAATTATCTGAAAATCACCTGTAGGATTATTCGCATCTAAATAATGAATTTCCGTGGTGATGCTGCTATGCAAAATCATCAAGATGTATGCTTCACTACGGGTTTTTCCCAAGTCTAAATTGTAAGTATCATCAGGCTCGTGGTAAATTAAAACATCTTCAGTTGTCGGTGTTTGTAAAGTATGGCGAAATAGTTGATAAGGACGATTTGCCGTGTTTATTTTGGTATAGAATACCGTTTGATTATCGTTACCCCAAGTGAAAGAAAAATAAGTTTCCGGTATAGTTTCGGAATACAACTCAAATGTGTTCAAATCCAGAAAGAAAAGGGTGTATTGTTCCGAGCCGCTAGTATCAGTTGAATAAGCTAAAATTTGATGATTAGGACTGATTTGAAATACACCTAAGCTGAAAAATTCATGCCCCTGCGCTAGTTCATTTTGGTCTAACAGCACTTGTTCTGTTGCGTCGAGACTGCCTTTTTTGCGACAGTGAATCGGGTAAGCTTTTCCTTCTTCGGTGCGAGAGTAATAGTAATAATCATCTTTGCGGAATGGCACTGATAAGTCAGTTTCTTGAATCCGCGCCAACATCTCATTATAAAGCTTTGTTTGCAAAGCTTCAGTATGTTGCATCATGCTTTCTGTGTAAGCGTTTTCGGCTTCCAGATAAGCGATCGCCTTCTTATTATCGCTTTCGCGCAGCCAAAAGTAATCGTCAATTCGGCGATCACCGTGTAACTCCAAAACTTGCGGTTGTTTCTCAGCAATTGGCGGGTTCACAATATGTTGTAAACGGTTATCTTTATTCATATTTTTTCACCTTGATCAGAATGTGCAGCAATTACACTCCTAGTTATGATGAACTAGAAATACCATTAGTGTGGCGCGATTTTTTCAATCTACACAACCCAATGGCTGGTACAACTCCTAGAATCACCGCAGTAAGTCCTTGTCCACTCAAATACAATATCTGAGTCCGGTTTGCTTCGGGAATAAAATCTTGCACCACCGAAAGCAACCAAATCGAGATACTGATGAAGAAAAATGAAACCGAGGGTAAAAAAGTCCACCACCAAGCATCTTTTGTGTAGCGTCGCAAAACCATAAATTGGCAAAACCCCAGCCAAATTCCCGAAAAAATATATAAAAAAGTTGACAAAATACCCAAAATAACAGTTTGATTAGCAGATAAAGTTAAATTTGATGATGCAGCGATCGCACTAATGTAGCTTATCCACGCTGTAGAAACGCTATTGGCAATCAGCCAACCGAAACTAGTAGCCAGCAGCCACAACCAACCGGATACATATCGACGCACGACGATCGCTTGATCTGCGCCAAAAATTAAGGCAAAAATTAAATTACTGCTGAAGCTTTTACCCAAAGAGTACCACGTCAGATGTTGCTGGAAAATGCTTGGTGGTATTGTTTCGACAATAGTTTTTTCTAAAGCGATGCTGGCAATTCCACCTACCACCCATCCTAAAAGCGTCAAAATCGAAAATTGGATAAAGAAACTCCGACGCTGCGATCGCGGTATCAACAGCATTTGCCGCTGAGAATCGTTTGAAGTCAAGGTAAAATCAGAATTATGGGTTTGCATATCTGGGGAGTGGGGAATTGGGAATTGGGCATTGGGAATTGGGCATTGGGCATTGGGCATTGGGGAAGGCTGGGGGAACCCCACCCCTACATGTGGAAAAATTTATTCTACTCCCCCTCCCNNNNNNNNNNNNNNNNNNNNNNNNNCCTCTCCCCCCCTCCCCCCCTCCTCTTTTCCGGCAAGCGACTGAAAAAGCGTAATCCCAGAATGATAAGCTAAACAGTGGCATAAAAAAACGACTTAGGATGAAGTGTTAAATGGGTCTTTCCTTAAGCGCTCCTCATCTCCTACGAGCTGCTCGTGGTGAAGTGTTAGATCGTCCTCCAGTATGGATGATGCGTCAAGCTGGAAGATATATGAAAGCGTATCGAGATTTACGCGAAAAGTATCCATCGTTTCGCGATCGCTCGGAAATTCCCGAAGTAGCGATTGAAATTTCTTTACAACCTTGGCGAGCTTTCCAGCCTGATGGAGTAATTCTATTTTCCGATATTGTGACGCCTCTACCCGGTTTGGGCATTGAAATGGATATTGCTGAAGGCAAAGGTCCAATTATTCAATCACCCCTTCGCTCTCAAGCACAAATCGATCAACTGCGTCCTTTAGAACCAGAAGCATCCCTGCCATTTATCAAAACAATTTTGCAGGCGTTGCGTCAAGAGGTGGGCAATCAATCAACGGTGTTGGGCTTTGTCGGGGCGCCGTGGACTTTAGCAGCTTATGCTGTGGAAGGAAAAGGTTCTAAAACCTATTCCGTGATTAAAAATATGGCTTTCTCAGATCCGACGGTTTTGCATCAATTGCTGGCAAAATTTGCGGATGCGATCGCTATTTATGCTCGCTACCAAATTGACTGCGGCGCTCAAGTAGTACAATTGTTCGATTCCTGGGCAGGTCAACTCAGCCCCCAAGATTATGACGTTTTTGCTTTGCCATATCAACAAAGAGTGTTTGAACAAGTCAAGCAAACTCATCCAGATACACCGTTAATTCTGCTAGTTAGCGGTAGTGCAGGTGTGTTGGAAAGAATGGGAAAATCCGGTGCGGATATTGTCACTGTAGACTGGTCAGTAGACATGGCAGATGCACGGGCAAGATTGGGCAAAGAAGTAAAAGTGCAAGGAAATCTCGATCCGGGTGTACTGTTTGGTTCCAAAGAATTTATTCGCGATCGCATTTATGATACCGTTCGCAAAGCAGGTAATTGGGGTCATATTCTCAACCTTGGTCATGGTGTGCTACCCACAACCCCAGAAGAAAATGTCGCTTTCTTCTTTGAAACAGCAAAACAACTGAGTTTAACAGCGGTTACTTAACGTTGTTTGTTGCTAATGACTAATAGTGAACTAGCTACACGCTCCCTGACGGTACAGTGTAAGCTAGTTCACGAAAAATATTTTGGGATTATGGTTCAAACAATACAGGCTAAAGAAATTACCCTACTTGATTTAGAGACCAGCTTTAGACTCGAATTTGTTGAGGATGAGCAATTTTTTAGAGAGTGGCAAGATAACTTACCAGAAATTACCAACTCGGAAAAACAACAGCTAGACCGAGTTAAGGCAAGTTATGCCAATTTGCTCAAGTACCCTCCTCTGCTGGAAAACACTGTCAAGATGGTGGTGTTGTCTCCCTTGTTGGATTTAGCAGACTTTTATCTATCTCCGTTTCATGTCAAATCTGAAAAATCTGTAGAAGTTTCTGTTGAAGATGAAGGTTTAAGGGTCAAAGGGCAGATTGATATCTTAGTTTTGTTTGAACAGCTAGTAGTAGTAGTTATAGAGTCTAAACAAGCAGCTTTTTCCGTAGAGGTGGGCAAACCACAGCTGCTAGCTTATATGCTGGCAGTCTCTAACTCAGATAAACCAGTATACGGATTAATCTCCAATGGCAGTAGTTTTATTTTTGTTAAATTAATAAAACAAGAAACACCAAAATATGTCTTGTCTCGCTTGTTCTATATCTTCAATCCGGGAAATGAATTATATACGGTTTTGAGTGTGTTGAAGCGTCTGGGGCAATTGACGAGAAATGCAGTAAATTTCCAGAGATAATTCGACGATTAATATTTACTTAATATACTTTTAACCTTTAAGTAGTAACCTTAAATTTAGTTAGACCAAGTATTAAATTACACAAAATAAATTTTGGTCTGATACACTTCTGCCTTTAACACCAGGGTTTTTGCTTTTCGACATCCCACTGAAGATGGGTCGATGCCTTGTGCATGAAAGCGAGAGAAGTATAGTTGCGAATTATACATCTTCTATCGCTGATATCAAGTGCTATGCGAATTCTACCAAATGCACCTCAACTCACAATAGCTAATAATTTTTATGGCAGCTACAAATCTTACTCCCGGAGATATTGGAATTGTTGGCTACATCACTAACGGTAGTCCAGATTCCTTTTCCATTGTGAATTTTGTACCGATTAATGCAGGTACGGTGATTTATTTTACCGATAACGGCTGGACTGGTTCAGCTTTTAGAGGAGTCGCTGCAAATGATGCTGACGGTAACGAGAACTTAATTAGATTTACGGCTAATGCTGACATTCCTGCTGGTACAGTTATTCGCAGCATTGATACATCTGGTAATTATACTTGGACAACCTCAACTTCAATTGGAGCCGGAGGCAACTATGCTAATCTAAGTTTAAGCCAGGATGGTGAGCAAATCGCCGCCGTTCAATCGACTAACACCACAAATCCGCTTTTTTCAGGCTTTACCGCAATTTCTCAAATTGACAACACGGGTGCTTTTGAAAATGCAACTAGTTCAACGACTGGTAATATAATTCCGGGGTTGTCACAAGCTGATAATACAGCGGTTCTGTTCAACACTTCAGCGACTTACGCTGCTTTTAATTTAAATACTCTAACTACTGGTACAAAAGCCGAGTGGTTAGCTGCAATTAGCAATCCGAATAACTGGACTTTTAACAACAGTGCTACTAGTTTACCAACTGGTACTATTACTCTCAGCGGTGCATCTGTGTCGCTTCCTGACTTAATCATCAGCCAAACTGATTCTCCCGATCCTGTGGCTGTTGGTAATCCTCTCACTTATACCGTAAACGTAGGTAATAGTGGGGGTGCAAATGCAAGCGGTATCAGTGTAGATTATACGCTGCCCAGTGGCGTGACCTTTGTTAGTACAGATGTCTCTAATAATTTCACCGCAAGCGTTGCCGGTGGTGTCGTTACCTTTTCTGGTGGTAGCATCAATTCTGGCAGTAGTGCCACATTGAAAGTAACAGTTACTCCAAATTCAACAGGTACTCTCACTAGCGGTACAGCAACTGTAGATCCGCTTAATGCGATCGCAGAAAGCAACGAAAGCAATAATAGTGCGATCGCCATCACCACCACAGTCAATTCTACTACTTCCACTAACACCGCTCCCACAATTCAGGCTGATATTACCAATACACCCACCGATCCAGAGTTAACTACTGCCTTTCTCAGCATTCCGGCAAATAGTTTGGCAGCAAATCCGGCAGCATTTGTTAGCGGTGTAATTAACGATCCCACCGATCCAGCTAGGACATTGGGAATCGAGTTTAATGTTAATGATGCAGAAACCCCAAATAGTTTGACTGTAACTGCAATTAGTAGCAATCAAGCAGTTGTCCGCAATAGCGACTTAATTATTTCCGGTAGTGCAGACGATCGCAATCTCAAGATTAACCCTGTGGGAGTAGGTTTCGCCGATATTACTGTTACAGTTAGTGATGGTTCTTTAAGCAATTCCTACGTAATTAAATACGGTGCTTCCGCTGCTTCTAATACTCCGGCAACTACCCGCTTTCTTACCGGCACAAGCGATGCATCTACAGCGATCGCGATCGACTCTAATTATGTGTTGGTTGGAGACGATGAAAATCAGGTGCTTCGACTTTACGATCGCAATAATTCAGGTTTACCCGTCAAAGGATTTGACTTTACCTCAGCTTTAGGTCTAACCCAAACCGACAATGGCACCCTCCGAGAAGTTGATATTGAAGCTTCCGCTCAAATTGGCAACCGTATTTTCTGGTTGGGAAGTCAAAGTAACGCTGCTAATGGTAATCTGCGTCCTAACCGCTACCGTTTATTTGCGACCGATGTATCTGGAACTGGTGCTGACATTAACTTGACTTACGCAGGCAGATATGATAATTTGCGGACTGATTTAATCGCTTGGGGAGATGCCAATGGTTACAACTTCTCGGCGAGCGCTGCTAGTGGTAAAATTCCCGAAGATCCTGCTCTTGATGGTTTCAACATTGAAGGTTTAACCATCGCCCCCGATAATACTACAGGCTACGTTGCTTTTCGCGCTCCGAACGTTCCAACAAGCGATCGCACAAAAGCGCTGATTGCACCTATTACCAACTTCGCTTCTTTGGTGACAGGAACAGCCACCAGTGCTATTATAGGCGCTCCCATTGAACTTGATTTAGGCGGACGCGGTATTCGCGAAATTAAGCGCAACGCTAGTGGGGAATATCTAATTATCGCAGGTCCAGCCGATGCAGCCACAGGAACTGCTCCTAAAGACTTCCGGCTTTACACCTGGACTGGTAATTCTACTGATGCCCCCGTCTTACGCGCAGCAGATTTAACAGCCTTAAATTCCGGAGGAAGCTTTGAATCTATCGTTGACTTACCCAGTTCATTCTCCAACACCAGCCAAATTCAATTATTAGTTGATAACGGCGATACTGTCTGGTATAATGACGGTCAGCAAGCTAAAGACTTAGCACAAAACAACTTTAAGAAGTTCCGCAGCGATATTGTTACCTTAGGCGCTCCCGTTGCTCCTGCTGTTCGCATCCATGACATTCAAGGTGCAGCGCATATCTCCCCCTTGAATGGTCAAATAGTTAACAATGTGCCGGGTATTGTAACAGCGATCGCCTCCACGGGCTTTTATCTGCAAGACCCCAACCCCGATAATAATGATGCCACCTCTGAAGGTATTTTCGTCTTCACGTCCTCTGCACCAACAGTAAGTGTCGGCAGCTCGATTTTAGTTAGCGGTACAGTGAGTGAATTCCGTCCTGGTGGTTCGGCTAATAACCTCACCATTACTGAGATTGTCAGCCCAACGATTACCACGCTGTCAACTAACAATCCTCTCCCAGCTGCCACCATTCTTGGTAACGGTGGAAGAACAATTCCCACTACAGTAATTAGTAATGATGCTGTAAATGGTAATGTCGAAAATGCTGGTACATTGTTTGACCCCGCTCAAGATGGTATCGACTTCTACGAAAGCCTCGAAGGGATGCTGGTTCAGATTAACAATCCGGTAACTACGTCTCGAACCAACGTTTTTGGTACTTCTGAAGAAATTTGGGTACTGGCAGACAACGGAGCCAATGCCACCAGCCGCACTGCTCGTGGTGGTAGCCTGATTACACCCAGCGATTTCAACCCAGAGCGAATTCAGATCGATGATTTGAACAATTCTCTGGTATTACCGTCTGTCGATGTGGGTGCCCAACTCAGCACAATTACCGGGGTTGTTAATTACGACTTCAACAACTACGAAGTTTTGGTTTCCACAGCTCCGACAGTCGTACAGGCATCTACTCTGCAAAAAGAAGTTAGCAACTTGACACCCCTCGCTAACCAACTCACCCTTGCGACCTTTAACGTAGAAAACCTTGACCCTGGTGAT contains these protein-coding regions:
- a CDS encoding S66 peptidase family protein, coding for MQSQIENSKSKIVPPFLKPGDLLRVIAPSGALREFANFERGVEIWRSRGYKVEISPQIDEKWGYLAGKDETRRNQLAAAWQDPECRGILCARGGFGSTRILENWNWGGGEWGSGGQGGQGGQGDRGSGGQGDKENNSSFPPSPPLPIPPSPHSPLPKWLIGFSDITALLWSLEKVGISGVHAPLLTTLASEPDWSIQRLFDWVEGRPIASLKGSGWGGGVKSGILLPANLTVATHLLSTPFQPNLDNVILAFEDVTEAPYRIDRMLTQWRMSGALSKVSGIALGSFTKCEAPDNVPSLSVEEVLRDRLSDLGIPVVSNLPFGHEAPNAALPVGVMATLDGDEGLLSVGVSVTD
- a CDS encoding DUF4058 family protein, whose translation is MASFSEFDSPLSPETVNTRAVSPFPGMNPYLENPLFWSEIHNLLIAAIFRRLNPQLRPKYKVAIEKRVYQTIDEDSLLVGVADVAVQSIQKMPLPEPTSIAVASPVVEAVTVDVTMPETVKETYLEVRDVATQEVVTVIEILSPKNKRPGEGRNAYVKKRLQVLGSYTNLVEVDLLRDGKPIQQLQNNIQTDYRILVSRASKRPKADLYAFNLQNPIPSFPLPLREGDTEPLLEIQTLISELYNEGNYDLVIDYAQEPVPAMSVKSVAWVDELLKQQGLR
- a CDS encoding class I SAM-dependent methyltransferase, which gives rise to MISLYTTPSLSSYWQDAFNLKQHLQQFLLLDSETLEKKLEAGQQQLAELSHKDFDWEKATAFYSEKVGEFYLFELGAWHLASREYIGNTLRLIADHAQGRVLDFGGGIGTHTIAAALCPQVEQVIYCDINPINFDFVRYRAEQMGLSKKIFCCHEMSSKETFDTIMCFDVLEHLPDPTQQLLQFHQALTPKGKIILNWYFFKGFNQEFPFHIDDLKVVNTFFETLQSNFLEVFHPYLITGRCYRKWGEVDS
- a CDS encoding S9 family peptidase is translated as MNKDNRLQHIVNPPIAEKQPQVLELHGDRRIDDYFWLRESDNKKAIAYLEAENAYTESMMQHTEALQTKLYNEMLARIQETDLSVPFRKDDYYYYSRTEEGKAYPIHCRKKGSLDATEQVLLDQNELAQGHEFFSLGVFQISPNHQILAYSTDTSGSEQYTLFFLDLNTFELYSETIPETYFSFTWGNDNQTVFYTKINTANRPYQLFRHTLQTPTTEDVLIYHEPDDTYNLDLGKTRSEAYILMILHSSITTEIHYLDANNPTGDFQIIHPRTTGMEYDVEHHSDYFYIVTNDEATNFKLVKTPVATPNKENWQTVIPHREDVMLSGVSLFTNHLVIYERKAGLQTARVQNLSTGKESNITFPEPTYTFYEGNNPEFNTNILRFNYTSLITPLSVFDYDMETDKRELKKETEVLGGYDKSHYKSEWLMATAKDGTQIPISIVYKQGTNKDGKNPLFLTGYGSYGYSYPVMFSSTRLTLLDRGMVYAIAHIRGGEEMGRKWYEDGKFLQKKNTFTDFIACAEYLIAEKWTQSDRLVISGGSAGGLLMGAVINMRPDLFKVVVADVPFVDVVTTILDTSLPLSAMEWEEWGNPNDKVYYDYMKSYSPYDNVEAKDYPDILITAGLNDSRVKYWEPAKWTAKLRELKTDNNILLLKTNMSAGHGGASGRYESLKELAFDYAFILDRLGLGDIEG
- the hemE gene encoding uroporphyrinogen decarboxylase, whose product is MGLSLSAPHLLRAARGEVLDRPPVWMMRQAGRYMKAYRDLREKYPSFRDRSEIPEVAIEISLQPWRAFQPDGVILFSDIVTPLPGLGIEMDIAEGKGPIIQSPLRSQAQIDQLRPLEPEASLPFIKTILQALRQEVGNQSTVLGFVGAPWTLAAYAVEGKGSKTYSVIKNMAFSDPTVLHQLLAKFADAIAIYARYQIDCGAQVVQLFDSWAGQLSPQDYDVFALPYQQRVFEQVKQTHPDTPLILLVSGSAGVLERMGKSGADIVTVDWSVDMADARARLGKEVKVQGNLDPGVLFGSKEFIRDRIYDTVRKAGNWGHILNLGHGVLPTTPEENVAFFFETAKQLSLTAVT
- a CDS encoding PD-(D/E)XK nuclease family protein, producing MVQTIQAKEITLLDLETSFRLEFVEDEQFFREWQDNLPEITNSEKQQLDRVKASYANLLKYPPLLENTVKMVVLSPLLDLADFYLSPFHVKSEKSVEVSVEDEGLRVKGQIDILVLFEQLVVVVIESKQAAFSVEVGKPQLLAYMLAVSNSDKPVYGLISNGSSFIFVKLIKQETPKYVLSRLFYIFNPGNELYTVLSVLKRLGQLTRNAVNFQR